The genomic DNA CCGATGAGAAGGTCGCCAAATACCTCGACTCCGTGCTCGACAACATGGTCGAGGACCTGGATGCGGTCAAGGCGTTGGGCAGCCCCGGCCAGCCCGGTCCGATCCCCGGCATGGTCATGCCCGGCCCTTCCCCCGAGATGGTCTTCCAGCCGTATCAGGTCAACCTGTTGGTGGACAACGCCGAGATCAAGGGCCCGCCGGTTATCGTGGAATCCTACCCGACCTACCGCAACCTGTTCGGCTCCATCGAGCGCGTAATGGACCGCATGGGCGGCTGGCATACCGATTACACCAAGATCAAGGCGGGCTCCTTCGTCAAGGCCAACGGCGGTTATCTGGTCATCAACCTGATGGACGCCATCATGGAGCCGGGCGTGTGGCAGACCCTGAAGCGGGCGCTCAAGACCGAGCAGATCGAGATCGAGACCTTTGACCCGTATTATTTTATCAGCGCCACGGGGCTGAAGCCCGAACCCATCGACATGGCCGTCAAGGTCGTCGTCCTCGGCAGCCCGTATCTGTACGCTTTGCTGCGTAACTATGACGAGGACGTAGCCAAGATATTCAAGGTTCGGGCCGACTACGAATCAAGCATGGACGTTACCGACGATTCCGTGCTCGATGTGGCCCGGTTCGTACGGGCCGAGGTGGACCGCAACGGCCTCAGGCCCTTTGATGCGGACGGCGTGGCCGCCGTTCTGGAGGAGGGCGTCCGCTGGGCAGGCAGGCAGGAGAAGATATCCACAGCCTTCCCGGCCCTGGGCGACCTCTTGAGCGAAGCGGATTACTTTGCCGGACGGGCCGGGGCCGAAGCGGTCTCCGGCGAGCATGTCCGAGAGGCTGTCGAGGCCAAGGTTTACCGCTCCAATCAGGTGGAGGAGCGTATACAGGAGATGATCGACCGCGGCAGTCTGTTCGTGGACACGGACGGCGAGGTCGTGGGGCAGGTCAATGGGCTTGCCGTATATTCCTTAGGCGACTATATGTTCGGGAAACCTTCAAGGATCACAGCGGTTACTTCCTTGGGCAAGGAAGGGATCATTAATATCGAGCGCGAGGCGGACATGTCCGGCCCGACTCATAACAAGGGGATGCTCATCCTGTCCGGTTTTCTGCGAAGCCGGTTTGCCCAGGACAAGCCCCTGTCCCTTGCGGCAAGCATCGCCTTCGAACAGTCCTACGGCGGTATAGACGGCGACTCTGCTTCGTCCACGGAGCTGTACGCATTGCTGTCGAGCTTGTCCGGGGTGCCTCTTCGTCAGTATATCGCCGTTACAGGTTCGGTGAACCAGTATGGCGAGGTCCAGCCCATCGGCGGCGTGAATCAGAAGATCGAGGGGTTCTATCTCTGCTGCAAGAATGCGGGGCTGACCGGGGAGCAGGGCGTCATGATCCCGCATCCTAACGTCAAGGACCTGATGCTCCGCGACGAGGTCATTGAAGCGGTTCGCAAGGGGGTGTTCCACATATGGGCCGTGAAGACCATTGATGAGGGCATTGAAATCCTGACCGGCAAGAAGGCCGGAGTGCGCGGGAAGAACGGAGCCTATCCGGCCGGGACCATTAACCGGCTGGTGGATGACAAGCTGCGCGAGTTGGCTGATAAGCTGGCAGCCTTTGGCAAGGACGATCAGAACGGGAAGAAATCTTCCGCCAGGAAATCCGCCAAGGGCAAGCCTGCAAAGAAATAGGGCTTTCCGACATTGATTGAACTACAACAAAAGGGTTGCGGCTCGTCGCAACCCTTTTTCGAGGTTTTGCATGAATCTGTTGAGACTGAATATCTGGAGGAAGTGCATTTTGGGTGGTTTTGTGGTCGCCCTGGCGCTCATGTTTTCCATCGACTGGGGCTATCACTTTCACATTGGCCACGTGGTACGGCTTTTTGTCGGCGCGGCTGCTTTCTGGCTTGCCGTGGATCGTCTGTAACTCGTATTCGATCACGAAAGATCGCAAGAAGTGCGGTCGGTTGAGGGCGTCCCGATCATGTGGGAGAATGTATTCATCTCCGGCTCGGGGCGTCTTCTTTTGCCGGTCTCGTCGTTTTCTCCAGGGAAAAGGAGAACGCTCGGCATTCGGAGGGGGAGTATCCGGGCGTTGCTCCGGTGGCTCGTCGTGAATACAGCCGATTCCGCAGCCCGCCAGCGGGTGCATCCTGTGAGGTTATTTCGGAAAAGTGCTTGACCTTTCATTTCTGTGGGATTAACGAAAACTTTAAAGACAAAAGGAACATTCCATGTTGCGCGTTGAAAACCTCATTTCCATCATCCCCGCCAGCCTAACCGTGGCCAGCGTATGCGTCGTAGTGGACGTAGTAGTAGGTGGTGTTCATAGGGACGCGCCATAGCGGGATAGGTACAATCGAATTTTATAACCCCCGTCGGTGCGAGCCGGTGGGGGTTTTATTTTTGATTCCTACCGGATACGGGGCACACAGGAGGCTAAAATGAAAATGTCAGGTGCGGAAATAATCATTAAATTGCTGGAGCGGCAAGGTGTGCGGACCATTGCCGGCATCCCGGGCGGGGCGAATCTGCCTCTTTATGACGCCATGGGAAAGAACGGCAATATCAAACACATTTTGACCCGGCATGAACAGGGGGCCGGGTTCATCGCTCAGGGCATGGCCCGGGTTACTGGCAAACCTGCGGTTTTCTTCGCCACATCCGGCCCGGGCGCGACCAACACCCTGACGGCCATCGCCGACGCCAAGCTCGACTCCATCCCGATCATCTGCATTACCGGCCAGGTGCCCTTGTCCATGATAGGCACCGACGCTTTTCAGGAAGTGGACACCTACGGGCTGTCCGTTCCCATCACCAAGCACAATTTTCTTGTCCGGTCCGCCGAGGACCTGCTGCGCATCATCCCCGACGCGTTCCGCATCGCCGCCAGCGGCCGTCCCGGTCCTGTGGTGATCGACGTGCCCAAGGACGTGCAGATGGCCGAGGTTGAGTTCGACGAATGGCCCGAACTCGGTGTCCCGGATGCCACGCCCG from Pseudodesulfovibrio thermohalotolerans includes the following:
- a CDS encoding Lon protease family protein; translation: MVKKSKIFEVPVDKLKWTPDPKRLSITSTNDLEPQKDIIGQKRGVEAFRFGLGMVKKGYNIFVTGQPGTGRLSTVRKLLGEMGNGQATPSDLCYVNNFKHPEAPIMLRFEPGQGDRFKKDMQKFLDDIKREAPQLFESEEYIARKNEIAEAHEKKVMSFYKAIEDQVKDTGLVVVRMQMGPIQRPDVVPLVDGEPKRMIELEELVDNGRFPRAEFEKLRDKRLELKEEIDHIVQELKGLQKAVGEKHREVDRLMFLTLAQEFLKPVREAYPDEKVAKYLDSVLDNMVEDLDAVKALGSPGQPGPIPGMVMPGPSPEMVFQPYQVNLLVDNAEIKGPPVIVESYPTYRNLFGSIERVMDRMGGWHTDYTKIKAGSFVKANGGYLVINLMDAIMEPGVWQTLKRALKTEQIEIETFDPYYFISATGLKPEPIDMAVKVVVLGSPYLYALLRNYDEDVAKIFKVRADYESSMDVTDDSVLDVARFVRAEVDRNGLRPFDADGVAAVLEEGVRWAGRQEKISTAFPALGDLLSEADYFAGRAGAEAVSGEHVREAVEAKVYRSNQVEERIQEMIDRGSLFVDTDGEVVGQVNGLAVYSLGDYMFGKPSRITAVTSLGKEGIINIEREADMSGPTHNKGMLILSGFLRSRFAQDKPLSLAASIAFEQSYGGIDGDSASSTELYALLSSLSGVPLRQYIAVTGSVNQYGEVQPIGGVNQKIEGFYLCCKNAGLTGEQGVMIPHPNVKDLMLRDEVIEAVRKGVFHIWAVKTIDEGIEILTGKKAGVRGKNGAYPAGTINRLVDDKLRELADKLAAFGKDDQNGKKSSARKSAKGKPAKK